GCTTATACATTCTGAAAATATAATTCTAGAACTGAAAATATAATTCTAGAAAGGGAAGAAAATAAAGAACAACCTCGTGACTTAACAATTCAAAGAGGGACCAATTGTCAGTTGGTTCAGTGGTAAATTGCCACTGAATTTAGTAGGAAGGACCGTGGTTCGATCTTCTACAACTACAATTGGGAGAGaactgaattttaaaaaaaacatgggTGTAAATAGACAATAGCTAAAACCGACATAAACTGGAAGATTTTCCTCATTTATGAAACTGGTTTGTCATCCTTTATTTATGTTTGATGTATGTGATGTCTTATCTTAGATATCTAGACTATAGAATTGATAACTAAATTAAGTTCAACACGCAAGGTAGCTAGCTGCTTTGATGTGAAATTCTTGGAATAAGCCATTTCAGATTGTTTCACAAATTCCCAAACCACTAATAAATCAGTTCAAGTAGTCAGTAATGAATTCAGATCCCAACTTCATGCACACACTTTAACATAATAGATCATCTTCACTTTTGACTTGAGATCAATCTATATTACAGTAGTTTTATAAAATTGTAAATCAGAGGAAATAACATCTTGCTGGTGGTGTCATATAAGGCACTAGTAATATTTGGAATCATAAGGTGATTGTATAAAGTAACATCATCACTTTTTTAAGTATACATAGAAGTCTAGTGACCACTATGTTTAATTTGAGTATCATAAGGTACATAgatgatgaaaataaatttctatATTCACTAGGGAATGACTACTATGTTTGTATAGCTCTTGTGGTAATGCAATTGCACGTATGATAGTATAAGGTAATTTTATTGTAGTACAATCTCACTCATGATAATCTTATGATTGattcaaatttttaataaataaactcaTATAGACTAAATATTTTTATGGAGATAAAATTAGAAACTATAAcacatttttaaacaaaaataaatattctcTGTGGGGGCTTGAgccccttttatatatatatatatatatatatatatatatatatatatatatatatatatatatatatatatatatatatatatatatatatatatatatatatatatatatatatatatatatatatatatatatatatatatatatatatatatatatatatatatatatatatatatatatatatatatatatatatatatatatatatatatactggttTAGTAAGTTTCagaatttttgaaagttttgagtGTGACTCATTTAAATATGAATTTAATGTATTTGGAATATGTTGAAAGATACATTTTCAAATTATATGGGGATAGTTTTGGTTTTTCATTAGAGTGGAAAAACAATACTTAAATGCCTTAAGCAATTCCCAAATTTTAAATTACAGACCAATCCAATTTAGGCAATGTTGCTTCCCCTTCTTTTTGTTAATCCCACCCTTATCACGTTTTCAAGAAATTTTAAAACACATGACATCTCAACCAACTAATTCTGTGCAGTTCAATCTTTTAAATTCTCATGactaaacaaaaaattaaataatagtaaAGCAAAACATTTTGCAGTACAATGACATACTGCAAGCAAGTTATGTTACATTAGTATAGCTACCTTAGCTCTAATAAATGGTGAATTCATATAGTTGCAATCAATGAGATAAAGAATATAAATCAAAGTGCAAGAACAAAAACTCCTTCAATGAATTGTTGCTAAATTACAACATACATGGTGTGAATTTAGAGATGAAAGAAACCCTGCATGCATCTGAACTTTGTTAGATACTGACCAAGTTAAGATTGAGTCTTTTTCATGAATACGTCTCAGATAAAATAAACTTACGATTCATCATGTGTAAAAAAAACTCAACACACTAGTAGCTAAttccaaattttgaaaaaataactcGGTTAGTACaagtttaaatattttcttttttcgaAATGCTTGTGAAGAAATTTATGCTACCaactttaaataaaatatcaactTTTCGAGTAAATATTCTGCAAGAGACTAATATATTCAAGGTACCTGTGCCTTCATTTTGTATTTCCTAAATTTTCCTAATAGCCTTCAGCAAATCTAccaaacaattaatttaattttggatCGTCTTAACTACTTCTGCAGTTATTGTTTTTCCTACATTGAACCAATCTAGCAACATTGTTCACTTTCTCAACAATTAATGGAAGAAGCTCAACAGCATTGTTCAAAAATTGAACTTCATCCCTTGAAACTTTTTCTCCATAACCCTTTTCGAGTTTTGTAAATAATTGCAAAGCTCTCTCAGTTGCTGCATCCAAACTACCGAATGCTTCTTTGCATGCAGCTATGGTTTCTTGCAGTTCACTCCGGATACAACTACCTTCCTTTTGATCTCTGTCTAGCTTCAGCTGATTGTCGATAGAATTTTCTTTGGTAAGGCAGCTGATTAACTCATGTGTTGAATCTGATGTTGAATTTCCTGCTTCTTCAATTTCCATCAACTGCAAGGATCTGTTTTCTGTTATACTATCAGTTTCAGCTTCTTCCTTAGACTTCTTGCTATCAGTCCTATTCTTGACAGGACTGCTAAATAATTTCTTGTAGTCCCCTGCACGATCCCAGTGTATAGTATATCTTGAAGAAAACCTTCTAATTGATGAATTTCTTGACTTCATCTGTGAAGATGCAtcagataaaaaaaaatatatttaaaagctCAAGAAAACCTAATAAGATGTCTTACTCCCTTAAAATTAGATTTAGCCATTGCATGCAACACTAACCTTGTGCGTACTTGATAGGCTGCTTAAATGTTGCTTAAAGATATCACTGTCTTTTTCACAGCTCAGGCTGTTCAAGTTATCTTCAAGAGTTGTTTTTGACATGCTTTCCGATTCATCTAAATGCAATTGCCCTTCTTTTCTATCAGAAACTTCTTCAGAATACCTAGAAGAATCATTATCGTTGGAACTGATGTGCTGGTCCAAAACGAGATCCATCTTCTCATTAAGGCTAGTAAGTTCAAAGAAGATCTTGTCCTTACTGATCATAGCTCTATCTTGTGCTGCAATAAGCCATCATTTATAATGTTAGATCATATTTTAAATAAGCCCATCAATTCAAAATCACAAGAACAAGCTTTGTTGACATTATGGTTTTTGCCCTATCATATATATAACTGTGAGATTGAGGGAAATGCAATGCAAGTAGAAGGATCCAACTTACTTGAACTCGAGGGAATCTTCGGAAACTTTGTCTCAACTACGTTTTGCATCTCTGGGGTGGAAAGTGCATCCATACAATTAGTGTAAACATTGCGCCAATGGTTGTCCAAATCAGTGTTGCTGAAACTGTAGTGTTTTCATGAACAAAGAACTGACATGCCACCAAAAGTTCATGATTTAAGATTAAGAGTCAATGCTTACTTGAAAGTACCGCTAGGCCTTAAAGGGCATTGAGTGTTCAGAGTTTCTGGCGATAAAGAAGCATGATCAGATGGTATTTGAACTTCTGGGGATAAAGCAGAATGTGCCTGATGATCATCAATAAAAGAGATATTAGAGAGTGGACTTCATACCAAAATCCTAGCACCGTCCATGGTGATCATGGAactaaggttttttgtgtttggGGTCAGCATTGTGTGCTAGATACCACTACAATAGAATccttattttttaatattgacaCATTTACATCAGAAGCTTTCGATGAgagtttattataatttaaacttCTAAAAAATGAGGAGGAACATGGCAAACTGGCATTTTAATTGGATTTCAATTTTGGAAATGTGAGATTTAACTATGAAATCCAATTAAAATGACAGTTTCAAACCATAGATAAATTAATTTGTCATCTACAATGATGATGATATATGCATTCTTGAACATTCTGACCAATACATATATAACTCTACTCATGTATGGATCTCCAAATTTAAAAGCCTCTTCATATTATAAATTGTGGGTAAGGGGGCAGAGAATTTGAACACAATGCAGTTtatcaaagaaaaagaaacaatcaGAGTACAGATACCTCTGACGAAGTGTTACTAACATCATTGCAGTGAGCCACTTTTGCTTGCGCCCATTTAGGAAGTCTTGAAATACTATATTTAAAAGATGAAGCCTCTCCATGAATACTTTTTGACTTAAGCACTCCATTTGCACTTTTGCTCTCTTTCTTTAATGAAGAGACATCCATGCTATTGATCTTGCAGTGCTGACTCTCTTCTTTGCAAGATGATATATGACTACAAGCAGGAGGTTCACTAGGGATTCTTGAAGGCAGTGGATTActgttttctattattttctccAATATTTTAGAAGACAGTGAAGTGGGCAATTTCCATACAAAAACACAACCATCGCCATCCACCTGAATATAGAATAAGTTATTAACAAATCTTTTGCTGGTCACAAAACAGAGGGCAgcatcatagagatgaaaaaattGATAAAGCATCTTACAAACTTTAGTGATGAAAATCAAATCACTTGAATGacaagattttgaaaatttaataatGAACAAGAAATTTAAAAATGCACGGGATATCTCTTTATGTCCTCTCTAGTTTCTGCTACAACATAGCGTAATGGTATACTATACTAATAGATGGTTTGAAGTATACAAAACTAATTGCCTAACAATAAACAAGAAATTGAATAAATCATACACCATTCACATTGAAACTGCATATAGTTACCAAATATATATAGAATTTAATTATATACTGATAGTTTAAAACAAGTTTAACATATACGTTAAATTGTATTTCACTATCTTGCCACATAATGAACAAATTTTCTAAAACTAATTTACACCGTTGGAGTATAATTGTTAATTAAACTTGAGCATACATACCTAACACATGCATACATACATAGATATAGACACATACATAAAACAAAACGTATGTATATCCATGTGTGTAACATTGAACATGAAAGAATCTCACTGAAACGATATGCTTGCAATCAGGCAAAAAGATGACACCGGTAACAATTTCAGCATGTCCTGTAGCCTTGGCAACCATCTCTCCCGTCATAAAGTCATATATGCAAATGGACTTGTTAGAGAATGAGCAGACCACATATGTGCAGCTTGGATCCATTATAGCCTGATATATGTCAACATTATTAGCTTCTGTAAAGAAGAATGATATCTGCAATCTTTTCAAACATTGAAACTCACCTTTATAGGTTGTCCAAAAAACTTATCATCACTGTCGCTATTAATTTTGATAGAAGTCACAATAGCAGAATGGTCATCAATGCTGCCTATAAGATCAAAATTTCTGCACACCCATACACTAGTCATCAAAATGCAGAACCAGACAATAAGGGTAGCCTATAAAACTGCACAACTCTACCTTTCAACATCATAGAGATGGATTATACAATCCCGTCCCCATGAGGCAAGGAAGCAACTGCTTTTTGCAATTTCCCCAGGTATGTCTTGGGTGGACAAGGTAAAGCTTAATGTAAGAATCTCGGCATCATGAGCACCCTGAAACAATATGCAGGACACAAATGATCATGAACAATAAAGCATACGTTCAATTTTCATTAATAACTTTAAATACACTCATGTGTCAGAATTTACCTGCAAACATGTGTAATCGGGCATTTGAAGGTTGAATATATGAAGGTTTCCTTTGCAATCACCAGCAGCAAGATACTTTCCATCTGAACTAACAGCAAGTGATCGAAATTCTTGACGGTTAAGATCTACCTTAACTGCATCGCGTTCAAAAGTCCCAGCACTTACTGAAGTAATAGACAGGAAGAACATAATATGTGAGTAGTGGATAACATGAGAAGTTGTGGACGTTATAGAGCTTAATCCTTTAGGTACACAGGGCAGAACAAGAATTTACATATTCtggtatatcaaataaatagtagTATGTCTTTGTACAAAATCAATCCAATCTGAAATAATACTCACTATATTTTCTAGCTTCAAATTAAGATATTTTTCATATATTCTGACAGGACTGAATTGATAATTTTAAGAATTGTGAGCTACCTAAACATGAAGAACCCAATAGCTCATTGTTAATCTCTTCAGCATCTTTCTTTGAGAAATCAGATTGCAAAGAAATATCCCATAGCCTAATTGTGCCATCAGTAGAGCATGTTGCAAAAGAAATCCCTCCCAAACAACCTTTAGCAGCGCATGCAAGAGATGGATCATGCATGTTTTCGCAACATAGATTCTTGATATCCCATATGCATGAGGAATGTGAAACTAGCACATAACACTTTGTGGCCTGAAAAATAAAGACAGATTCTGTCTGCATTAACCACTAAGAAATGTCTTTAACACCTCAAAATATGAGGAACTTACTGCATCATCTGCTAATTTAAAAGCAGTGGTAGGGTCTAGGAAAAGGTCAGACCCATTGTAGATTTGTTTTAGAAACTTTTCTTAGCATTTACATGAGGCTCATTTTTATCAAACCTGAAAGTTATCGTAACAAGCAAACGAAAAAATCATTTACCTGATTCACATCATGGATGTCCCAGATGTAGAGACTATGATCGCTGTAAATAACCACTGTAGGGTAAAAATGAAGAGTATATCAATGCACAATGCAATAGTATGTTAATTGCAATTATCAAAAAAATACACTCACCCAGCTTTTCTGAGGTTGAAAACTGACATGCAACTGCATCAGGCAGTGCAGGTAACTGTTGGAAATTTTGTTCAGGAAATATGGCATGGTAATTGCTGTTATCTTCTTCATAAAATTTCTTGGCCTTTGAATATAATACACTGCCAGCGTATTCCAGAGACTCGGGGGTATATAATAGGACTGTTCCATTATTGCATGCACAGGCAATTAGCTTTCCCGATATTGATAATGCAAAAGCTTTTTGAACCTGCCAATGTAATTTGGGGGTTGTTAAAAATTACCAAAAACTACAGTATAACACCAGATTAATTCTTCGGACAACTCAATCAAATTTGTAATGGAACAGTTTATGATGGAAAGATCATAAGAATATTCCGGCTTTTAACTTGAAAAAGTCAAATACAACTTAGTTACTTGACATTTCATGCATCAAGATATCATCTTCTGAAAGTTGTCTTTGACACACATCAATATATTGGATGTACTACCTTCAAGTTTACGGACTTTCTGACTGACAGCCCAGAATGAATAATGTATAAAATGCCTGTAAACAACGAAATTAGCAACACAAAATATTAACTCAAACAATGTCAATTTTAGACTTGCTCTAAAGTGAACCTAACCTGAATCAGTCAATGTATATATAGAAAACAAACGACCAGCTTGTTTTCGATTATCATCGCTGCTATTGGTCCACACAGAAGAAACAACATATGTAAATGAACATTCTTTCTGAATTGATAGATTGGAAATCTTTTCGTGTATTGCTAACGATGCAGTGTTGACTGTCTTGCGCatcactccattttgttgagttTTCCTAGATGATTcaagtgtccaaaacttcaagtGCTTTTTACCAGCAGTTATAATAAATTTTGCATCCGATGAGAAGCTAACACTTGATACaacagaagaagatgaagttgcttGAAGCTTTGTTATCAGTTGACCGCTCCGCCAGTCCCAAAGGTAAATATAACCCCCAACAGATACCAGATGCTTACCTTGGACATGATCAGCATTACGATATAATGAGTAAGAAGCGACAAGTAATAAAAGTCAAGAACAGCATATATATATAGCTTAAGTGTAACCAACCATTTGGTGAAAAACAGATGCATGCAACTCCATGTAGATGCCCTTTCAACTTAGAGACAACGGACAAAGTAGAAGAATCCCAAACTAGTACCGAGGACTGGTTTCCTGCCTGCAAAATGTACTATATTAGGAGAGAATACATAGATACATGTCTCCATACATATATATCCAGTTGTATCCCATTATGTCCGACACTCATATGACATTCGTACTACTTGTGTCAGAAAAGTCAGACAAGTGTCAGAAATATACAGAACACTAACACTAATAGACTCTTACCTCTCCAGCTGCAACAAAGCGGCCATCTTGCGACAAAGCTACACATCTCAAAGGCTTTGGCGGCAATCTATCGGAAGCAATGAGATGCGACTGAGTACCGGAATTCACATCAAGAATGACCACCACACAACCTGCCAAATAAGCACATTTGGAACTGGAGGTATTTGAAGCTAACCCATTCCCATTTTTAGTTGTCAATCCAATTACCTCCTCCAAAACAAGCTGTAAAAAAATACAAACATAAGAAACAACCAAAATAGCGAGTATATTGGATTCAAAACAAAAATTCAACTACTTAGGTCATGATTTTTAGTTTACTTTTCAAAGCATAGAATCAATGTAAGTGGTTATG
The Vicia villosa cultivar HV-30 ecotype Madison, WI linkage group LG6, Vvil1.0, whole genome shotgun sequence genome window above contains:
- the LOC131611903 gene encoding uncharacterized protein LOC131611903; its protein translation is MKPTATRLKKPNTVSKLVLEEVIGLTTKNGNGLASNTSSSKCAYLAGCVVVILDVNSGTQSHLIASDRLPPKPLRCVALSQDGRFVAAGEAGNQSSVLVWDSSTLSVVSKLKGHLHGVACICFSPNGKHLVSVGGYIYLWDWRSGQLITKLQATSSSSVVSSVSFSSDAKFIITAGKKHLKFWTLESSRKTQQNGVMRKTVNTASLAIHEKISNLSIQKECSFTYVVSSVWTNSSDDNRKQAGRLFSIYTLTDSGILYIIHSGLSVRKSVNLKVQKAFALSISGKLIACACNNGTVLLYTPESLEYAGSVLYSKAKKFYEEDNSNYHAIFPEQNFQQLPALPDAVACQFSTSEKLVVIYSDHSLYIWDIHDVNQATKCYVLVSHSSCIWDIKNLCCENMHDPSLACAAKGCLGGISFATCSTDGTIRLWDISLQSDFSKKDAEEINNELLGSSCLVSAGTFERDAVKVDLNRQEFRSLAVSSDGKYLAAGDCKGNLHIFNLQMPDYTCLQGAHDAEILTLSFTLSTQDIPGEIAKSSCFLASWGRDCIIHLYDVERNFDLIGSIDDHSAIVTSIKINSDSDDKFFGQPIKAIMDPSCTYVVCSFSNKSICIYDFMTGEMVAKATGHAEIVTGVIFLPDCKHIVSVDGDGCVFVWKLPTSLSSKILEKIIENSNPLPSRIPSEPPACSHISSCKEESQHCKINSMDVSSLKKESKSANGVLKSKSIHGEASSFKYSISRLPKWAQAKVAHCNDVSNTSSEAHSALSPEVQIPSDHASLSPETLNTQCPLRPSGTFNFSNTDLDNHWRNVYTNCMDALSTPEMQNVVETKFPKIPSSSTQDRAMISKDKIFFELTSLNEKMDLVLDQHISSNDNDSSRYSEEVSDRKEGQLHLDESESMSKTTLEDNLNSLSCEKDSDIFKQHLSSLSSTHKMKSRNSSIRRFSSRYTIHWDRAGDYKKLFSSPVKNRTDSKKSKEEAETDSITENRSLQLMEIEEAGNSTSDSTHELISCLTKENSIDNQLKLDRDQKEGSCIRSELQETIAACKEAFGSLDAATERALQLFTKLEKGYGEKVSRDEVQFLNNAVELLPLIVEKVNNVARLVQCRKNNNCRSS